The sequence ACGGATACATACTTTTGTACCGTATTTAAAAAGGTAGTGGGAGTGACACCAAATCAGTTTCGAAAGTCTATGTAGGGGGGGATAGCCCCCCTTTTTTTAATAGTAGCGAACAAGTTCTGAAACTTCTTTTCTAGGCGGTGCTTTTGGAGTCTCAGTTGGGTAGCCAAAAGTGACAACAGTGGCAACAGTTTCTTCTTCTGGAAGAGACAAAACTTGCTTGATATTAGCATCATCGATAACACCCATAATACATGTGCCGATGCCATGCTCATGTGCAGAAAGGCAAAATGTTTGCGTTGCGATACCAGCATCGAAAACTTCCCATGCAGATCCTTTGCTAGTTACATATCCATCGTCTCCAAATCCCATCTCTTTGGCTTTTTCTGGCTCAAATGCACCGCTTTTACCTTTAACAAAGCTGATTACGGCAACATTTTTGGCATGTTTAAGCACTTTCATATTGTATACAAAGCCGTTTACGCATTTATCTGCTAGGGCTTTAATAAGCTCTGGGTCAGTGACTATGTTGTATCGAGCAATTTGAGTGTTACCCCAAGAAGGAGCAAAACGGCAATCTTCGATAATCGCTTCTACAACGCCCTTATCAACAATTTTATCTTCATATCTTCGAACACTACGTCTTTCTTTAATCATTGGACAATCTCCCTTTCTGAAAGTGGTTGTAGCAATAGTGTTTCCCAAAAGTAGAATATTTAGTCAAAATTTTCTATACTTTGGATAAAATTATTTTCTGATAGCATCAAAAAATAGAGTAGCGTCATCTTGAATTAAATTCGATATGCTATAGCTCCCTTCATTGAGACACCACTCGTATAAGGCTCCCCTAAGCCATCGCAATAAAGAAGAAGTTAAAGAAGGAGCGGTTCTAGAGGAATGAAAATCTCCTTGATCTAGCCCTTGCTGAAAATGTTTATAAATTTCGGTATATAAGTATCGGGAAGTGCTTAAAAGGTATTTGTTGTTAATGGCAAGTTGAGTGATGAGAAGTTGACTTAAAAAGCTGGCACTGTTTTTTTCATAAATAAAAGCCATCTGCTGTAAAATAGACTTAATTTTTTGCTCTGGAGTGAGGTCGGTTAAATCGTATTGCTGATCGGCTAATAGCATATCGCACTGCTCAAAGGTTTTGATAATGATATCCTCCTTGGAATTAAAATAATGGTAAAATGTACCAATAGAGATGTCGGCAGCATCGCAAATAGTCTTAATTTTAATATCTTTAAAGTCCTCCTGTTGAAATAGATCAATAGCGCATTGAATAATCTTGTGTTTGGTGTTATAAGCTTGTAATTGACGAGAAGTCATTTGGTTACCTCCGTTAATAATAGGTTAAGTGGTTTTACAATTAGTGTGAGATAAAATGTTCTCATTTATTCTAAAAATGAGCAAAAACTAGGTGGAGACAAGCACAAATTTTAATAGATTGGAATACAATACGAATGACTAATAAATATAGCAAAAATAAGGAGGCGTCATATGACTTTTCAAAGGGTTGGATCATTGCAAGATAGAGTAGAATCCATCAAGAAGGTAACGAATACCGCAAATGTTGATCTCAAACTATTAAGATTAGCGGAGCAAGGAGATATCAATGCTAAATATGCATTAGGGAAAGAGTTTATAGCAAATGAAAAAGCCGCGGCAGCGTTTGATTTATTTTTGAAGGCAGCAAAACAAGGACATGTGCCATCTCAATACGAGTTGGGAAAATGTTATATATATGGAATAGGAACAGTGCAAAATTATGAGCAAGGA is a genomic window of Candidatus Epulonipiscium viviparus containing:
- a CDS encoding TetR/AcrR family transcriptional regulator, whose protein sequence is MTSRQLQAYNTKHKIIQCAIDLFQQEDFKDIKIKTICDAADISIGTFYHYFNSKEDIIIKTFEQCDMLLADQQYDLTDLTPEQKIKSILQQMAFIYEKNSASFLSQLLITQLAINNKYLLSTSRYLYTEIYKHFQQGLDQGDFHSSRTAPSLTSSLLRWLRGALYEWCLNEGSYSISNLIQDDATLFFDAIRK
- a CDS encoding nitroreductase family protein, encoding MIKERRSVRRYEDKIVDKGVVEAIIEDCRFAPSWGNTQIARYNIVTDPELIKALADKCVNGFVYNMKVLKHAKNVAVISFVKGKSGAFEPEKAKEMGFGDDGYVTSKGSAWEVFDAGIATQTFCLSAHEHGIGTCIMGVIDDANIKQVLSLPEEETVATVVTFGYPTETPKAPPRKEVSELVRYY